Part of the Imperialibacter roseus genome, ATTCGGGCTATTCCAATGGTCGGTTCCTGTTTCCCTCAATGCAGATCCAGCTACTGCCGCACCGCCATACTCATCGAAGAGTTGTGTCAATTCAGCATTACTTGGTATATGCCATCCAGCAGGACATATGCCTTGAACTCCACTAGGGACACTGCTACCTGGCGATTCTCCGTTCATAACTGTTGCCCACAAATATAGGCGACCATAGTCCGCCTCATTTTCAATATTGTTATTCATAACCCACGAAGGCTCCGCCTCGTACCTAAGGTTCTCAGCTAACCAAACCTGGCTTCCAGCCTGGGCAGTTCTATAAACCTCGCCATCCCGGGTATCAATCCAATCTGCACCAGGACTCCAGTTTTCGTTGGGCTCAACACTCCCGTCCCCCAATTCAACATCCACTGTATCAAAACCTTCATCTACAATGATATTAAACACCACTTTACCATCTTCCAGCGTTGCGTCTACATTGATATTGTACAGGGTCTTGGGCTGCGGATCGGCAATGGACGCTGTGAACGTCCGGTCGATGGTGGTGCCGTCCAGCTTGGTGTAGCTCAGGTTTACTTCTACGGCGAGTGGAAAGGTTAAAAAATAGCCTTCTCTCGTTTCGCCCTGGCCGTAGAAAAGACTGGCTCCGCTGCTTACCACTGTTACTGTGCCTGTGTAGCTGTGGAAGGTGTTGACTACATTGGCGGAGTAGTTGATGGCGACTTTGGTATTGGCCAGCTCGGCTTCTATGTCGATAGATTTCAGCTCTTCTTTGTCGATGGTGAAGTTGTCAGACCGTCCGAAATAGTAAGGATTCTCAAAAGCTGCATCGACGAGGTTGTTGCTGTGGGCTTCCACGTAGTATTCGCCGGTGGGTAGCTGCACTTCCGCTGGTGCTGTTGAAAAGGGATCAAACACCATCACTTCGGTGCCATCGGCAGCAAAGATGGTGACCCGGAAATCGTCGGTATTCACCGCCAGGGTTCGGCCATTGGCAGGTTCGGAGGTGATGGTGAGTGAGAGGTTCAGGGACAGATAGCCGTAGTCTTTTGCTTCGGGTACTTCATCTCTGTGGCAAGCACTCAGTAAAATAAAAGCAAGAGGTAGTATGTAAAGGAGTCTTTTCATCAGTTCGCTGTTTTTGTATTAAAAACTAGGGTTGGTAGATTCCATCTTGGTCAACTTTGAGTAGCCAAACATCTGAATTTCCATGGCCACCGGGCACTGACACAGTTCCGCTCAGGTTGAACGCCGACCCACTCAAAATGTATCCGCCATCGTGGCTTTTGGCAAAGCCAGTTGAAAAGCCACGTCCGTAGGTATGGTTCCACAGCAGTTGGCCACTCGGACTTATTTTCACCAACCAGTATTGCGCTCCAATATAAGGCTGCACATTTGTCAAATCACCGTCGTTTGAACCAGCGTCCCCAGTGATAACTATATTGTTGTCGTAAGAAATATCAATATCATATCCAGTTTCCTGATCGGAACCACCAATCGATTTTTGCCACTCCAGAGATCCGTCGACCGCAAGCTTAATAACCCAAAGGTCATTTCCTCCATGGTATCCGGTTACGTCCCCATCGGCAGACGAAGTCCAGCCAGTGACAACATATCCGTCTCCCACGTCTATCAAAGCTTTTGCTTCATCCGAACCGGAGCCTCCATACTGTCGCTGCCACACCTCGTCGCCTGCCAGGTCGACTTTTGCTATGTAGAAGTCTCTGTTCCCATTTACGTCTATAAATCCACAGGCCAGATACCCGTCGTTAACCGCCACGATGTCGTTAGCTGTTGCCACTGCAGAATTACCACCAAAGGTATTCTCCCACTCCATGTTGCCAAGAGCATCTATTTTGAATATCCACATATCGGTTACCTGATTAGAATTCCCTGTTACCGCAAATCCTCCATCGCTGGTAGCAACTGCCGCATACGCCATTTCGTAATACTGTGAACCATATGACTTCTCCCAGGCAATTGACCCGTCAACATTTAACATGACCAGCCATGCATCCATACTACCGAAGCTTTGGGAGACGTCGCCATCTGATGATTGGGTACTGCCAACAACAAGATAGCCATTTTCACCTTCCACCAATCCTCCGATGAAATCGATGTTTGATCCCCCAAGCACTTTTGACCACAAGAGTACGCCGTCGGCATCCACTTTGAACACCCAGATATCTGCTACCCCTCTGAACTCAGGTACATCGAAGTCTGCCATTGAAGTTTGAACAGCAACCAGGTACCCCCCGTCTCTGGTTGCGATAATACCACCATCGGGATTGTCATAAGAAGAGCTTCCATAATTCCTTGACCAGGGAGAAAAGCTGCTTACTTCGGCTCCCCCTAACTCAATATCCACCGTATCAAAACCCTCATCCACGGTGATATTGAACACCACTTTGCCGTCTTCCAGCGTGGCGTCCACATTGATATTGTACAGCGTTTTAGGCTGTGGATCGGTAATCGAAGCTGTGTATGTTCTGTCGATGGTGGTGCCGTCCAGTTTGGTATAGCTCAGGTTTACTTCTATTTGGAGCGGTGAAGTTAAAAAATAGCCTTCTCTCGTTTCGCCCTGGACATAGAAAAGGCTGGCTCCGCTGCTTACCACTGTTACTGTGCCGGTGTAGCTGTGGAAGGTGTTGACTACATTCGCCGAATAGTTGATGGCGACTTTGGT contains:
- a CDS encoding DUF4493 domain-containing protein, whose amino-acid sequence is MKRLLYILPLAFILLSACHRDEVPEAKDYGYLSLNLSLTITSEPANGRTLAVNTDDFRVTIFAADGTEVMVFDPFSTAPAEVQLPTGEYYVEAHSNNLVDAAFENPYYFGRSDNFTIDKEELKSIDIEAELANTKVAINYSANVVNTFHSYTGTVTVVSSGASLFYGQGETREGYFLTFPLAVEVNLSYTKLDGTTIDRTFTASIADPQPKTLYNINVDATLEDGKVVFNIIVDEGFDTVDVELGDGSVEPNENWSPGADWIDTRDGEVYRTAQAGSQVWLAENLRYEAEPSWVMNNNIENEADYGRLYLWATVMNGESPGSSVPSGVQGICPAGWHIPSNAELTQLFDEYGGAAVAGSALRETGTDHWNSPNANATNASGLSFRGSGWYQSNTGTFHGFGQWGHTFSSEEIVGSGGYQIGVFYANSAVSVGYATPYSYALPVRCIKD
- a CDS encoding DUF4493 domain-containing protein, with amino-acid sequence MKVLKLVFLNFLFLTLTVACQQQSETPEPLDYGYLSLNLSLTIASEPANGRTLAVNTDDFRVTIFAADGTEVMMFDPFSTAPAEVQLPTGEYYVEAHSNNLVDAAFENPYYFGRSDNFTIDKEELKSIDIEAELANTKVAINYSANVVNTFHSYTGTVTVVSSGASLFYVQGETREGYFLTSPLQIEVNLSYTKLDGTTIDRTYTASITDPQPKTLYNINVDATLEDGKVVFNITVDEGFDTVDIELGGAEVSSFSPWSRNYGSSSYDNPDGGIIATRDGGYLVAVQTSMADFDVPEFRGVADIWVFKVDADGVLLWSKVLGGSNIDFIGGLVEGENGYLVVGSTQSSDGDVSQSFGSMDAWLVMLNVDGSIAWEKSYGSQYYEMAYAAVATSDGGFAVTGNSNQVTDMWIFKIDALGNMEWENTFGGNSAVATANDIVAVNDGYLACGFIDVNGNRDFYIAKVDLAGDEVWQRQYGGSGSDEAKALIDVGDGYVVTGWTSSADGDVTGYHGGNDLWVIKLAVDGSLEWQKSIGGSDQETGYDIDISYDNNIVITGDAGSNDGDLTNVQPYIGAQYWLVKISPSGQLLWNHTYGRGFSTGFAKSHDGGYILSGSAFNLSGTVSVPGGHGNSDVWLLKVDQDGIYQP